One region of Flavobacterium sp. GSB-24 genomic DNA includes:
- a CDS encoding ATP-binding cassette domain-containing protein — protein sequence METTIVRVEDLSHQYSKDWAIQNISFEIKENRILGLLGSNGAGKSTTMNILCGVLNQTSGNIFIDGINLKENPVEAKKLIGFLPQTPPLHLDLTVDEYLIHCAELRHVKKEDLKNALEKAKEQCGISHFSHRLIRNLSGGYRQRVGIAQAIIHEPKLVVLDEPTNGLDPNQILEVRKLIKKISKDKAVIFSSHILSEVQATCKDIRMIENGHMVFADTLDAFNNYIEADKLTASFENPPQVESLTAIPEVTDAVFLSPKKVQITFDGTQEVAEKIISLSVHNNWKLREIQFEKVSLDEIFAQLSKKAPSKNSIPS from the coding sequence ATGGAAACAACAATTGTAAGAGTTGAGGATTTGTCGCATCAATACAGTAAGGATTGGGCAATACAAAATATTAGTTTTGAAATTAAAGAAAATAGAATTTTAGGCCTTTTAGGATCTAATGGAGCTGGAAAATCAACTACAATGAATATTCTTTGCGGCGTGCTAAACCAAACCAGCGGCAATATTTTTATTGATGGAATTAATCTAAAGGAAAACCCGGTTGAAGCCAAAAAATTAATTGGTTTTTTACCACAGACACCTCCTTTGCACTTAGATCTAACGGTAGATGAATATCTAATTCACTGTGCGGAACTGCGTCATGTAAAAAAAGAAGATTTAAAAAATGCTTTAGAGAAAGCCAAGGAACAATGCGGTATTTCACATTTCAGCCACCGATTAATTCGAAACTTATCCGGAGGTTACAGACAACGTGTAGGTATTGCTCAAGCTATTATTCACGAACCTAAATTAGTAGTTTTAGATGAACCAACAAACGGACTTGATCCTAACCAGATTTTAGAAGTTAGAAAATTAATCAAAAAAATATCAAAAGATAAAGCCGTTATTTTCTCTTCTCATATTTTATCCGAAGTTCAGGCAACCTGCAAGGATATCAGGATGATTGAAAACGGACATATGGTTTTTGCCGATACGCTTGATGCCTTCAATAACTACATCGAAGCAGATAAATTGACAGCTAGTTTTGAAAATCCACCGCAAGTCGAATCTTTAACAGCTATTCCAGAAGTGACAGATGCTGTTTTTCTTTCTCCTAAAAAAGTGCAGATAACATTTGACGGAACTCAGGAAGTTGCCGAAAAAATCATTTCGTTAAGTGTTCATAACAATTGGAAATTACGTGAGATTCAATTCGAAAAAGTTTCCCTTGATGAAATTTTTGCGCAGTTATCTAAAAAAGCGCCTTCTAAAAATTCTATTCCTTCTTAA
- a CDS encoding Gldg family protein — protein sequence MKTIYRIAKTELNTMFYSPVAWVVLVIFSIQSSWKFFNSIERFEKAQKIGEGLGNLTQITFSGFNGLYTEMQNYLYLYVPLLTMGLVSREINSGSIKLLLSSPIKIKDIVLGKYLAIAAYCLLFIVILGLQVGIAYFSIENLDLKFAVSGLIGLYLLVCTYAAIGLFMSCLTSYQVVAAISTLVVLAGLNFIGKLWQDVEVVKDITYFLSISGRANEMLEGLIISKDVIYFVLVSSLFIVLSIYKLQTGRDAQTISKRVLKYTLLVTIVLSFGYITSRASLTLYQDMTRTKDRTLTKTSLDIVKKIDGPIKLTTYVNLLDINYYMAMPYSQNSDIASFEKYTRFIPQMEMEYVYYYDTSNNEALYAQNPGLNDKELAQKMIETQDLKLKKLYSPEEIKKVVDLKPEQNRVVRTVEYNGKKTFLRMYDDMFKVPMEKEISASLKRLVVPAPKIVFATGNMERSVDKIGDKNYKTGFNEITFRYSLINQGFDVSSVDINAQNIPEQTTILIIADPKTQLSQGAVDRINKYIDQGKNVMLLAEPETNSALAAVTDKLGLSFTKQALVQESETNSPDYLVTEVSKNIDSTVIKLTKNKDNNPIPFLGSSGIKMVKDVGFKVTPLLKTNTQPAWEAKTGITSIPEDLKKQPAVTAVPLAVALTRNVNGKSQKIIVAGDADFMGNAELSRGGSGTFQFFTDIFSWFTNYEFPIDTTRPENIDKKITVNANQVFMSKIVFIALFPLLIILSAAFILIRRNRR from the coding sequence ATGAAAACAATATATAGAATTGCTAAAACAGAGCTCAACACTATGTTTTACTCACCTGTCGCATGGGTTGTTTTAGTAATATTTTCAATCCAGTCCAGCTGGAAATTTTTCAACTCTATTGAACGTTTTGAAAAAGCACAAAAAATTGGAGAGGGTCTTGGCAACTTAACTCAGATTACATTTTCGGGCTTCAATGGTTTATATACAGAAATGCAGAATTATTTATACTTGTATGTGCCGCTTTTAACAATGGGACTAGTAAGTCGCGAAATTAACAGCGGTTCGATCAAACTGTTACTTTCTTCGCCAATTAAAATTAAAGATATTGTACTTGGTAAATATTTAGCTATAGCTGCTTACTGTCTTTTATTCATTGTGATATTAGGATTACAGGTTGGTATTGCGTACTTCTCTATTGAAAATTTAGATTTAAAATTTGCCGTATCAGGTCTTATTGGTTTGTATTTATTGGTTTGTACATATGCCGCAATCGGGCTTTTTATGTCTTGCCTCACTTCTTATCAGGTTGTGGCTGCGATCAGTACTTTGGTAGTTTTGGCAGGTTTAAATTTCATCGGCAAACTTTGGCAGGATGTTGAAGTTGTAAAAGACATCACCTATTTCCTTTCTATCTCCGGCCGTGCAAATGAAATGCTGGAAGGTCTTATCATCAGTAAAGATGTAATCTACTTTGTTTTGGTAAGCAGTCTTTTTATCGTGTTGAGCATCTATAAACTACAGACAGGAAGAGACGCACAAACAATCTCAAAAAGAGTTTTAAAATATACTTTACTAGTCACAATTGTTTTATCATTTGGCTATATTACTTCCAGAGCTTCTCTTACGCTGTATCAAGATATGACGCGTACAAAAGACAGAACATTAACAAAAACCAGTTTAGATATTGTCAAAAAAATAGACGGCCCTATAAAGTTAACCACTTATGTAAACTTACTAGACATCAACTATTATATGGCTATGCCTTACTCTCAAAATTCAGATATAGCAAGCTTTGAAAAATACACCCGTTTTATACCACAGATGGAAATGGAATATGTGTATTATTATGATACTTCAAACAATGAAGCTCTATATGCTCAAAACCCTGGATTAAACGACAAAGAGCTTGCGCAGAAAATGATCGAAACACAGGATTTAAAGCTAAAAAAACTTTATTCTCCAGAAGAGATTAAAAAGGTTGTAGATTTAAAACCTGAGCAGAACAGAGTTGTACGAACTGTGGAATATAACGGTAAGAAAACATTCTTAAGAATGTATGACGATATGTTTAAGGTTCCTATGGAAAAAGAAATCTCTGCCTCTTTAAAACGTCTAGTTGTTCCTGCTCCTAAAATCGTTTTTGCAACCGGCAACATGGAAAGAAGCGTTGATAAAATTGGAGATAAAAATTACAAAACTGGTTTTAATGAAATCACTTTCAGATATTCACTTATCAATCAAGGATTTGATGTTTCTTCTGTAGATATTAATGCGCAGAATATTCCAGAACAAACCACAATTTTAATCATTGCCGATCCGAAAACGCAATTGAGCCAAGGTGCTGTAGACCGCATCAATAAATACATCGATCAGGGAAAAAATGTAATGCTTTTGGCTGAACCTGAAACAAATTCTGCTTTGGCTGCTGTAACAGATAAGTTAGGTTTAAGTTTTACCAAACAAGCTCTAGTTCAAGAAAGTGAAACTAATTCGCCAGATTATTTAGTTACTGAAGTTTCAAAAAATATTGATTCGACTGTAATCAAATTAACTAAAAACAAAGACAACAATCCAATTCCGTTTTTAGGAAGCAGTGGGATTAAAATGGTAAAAGACGTTGGTTTTAAAGTGACACCGCTTTTAAAAACCAACACACAGCCGGCTTGGGAAGCAAAGACTGGAATTACTTCAATTCCTGAAGATTTGAAAAAACAACCTGCTGTAACTGCTGTTCCGCTTGCTGTAGCTTTAACCAGAAATGTAAATGGTAAATCACAAAAAATAATTGTGGCAGGAGATGCCGATTTTATGGGTAATGCCGAATTAAGCCGAGGCGGATCAGGAACATTTCAGTTTTTTACTGATATCTTCAGCTGGTTTACCAATTATGAATTTCCTATAGACACTACTCGACCTGAAAATATCGATAAAAAAATAACGGTAAATGCCAATCAGGTTTTCATGAGTAAAATTGTATTTATTGCACTGTTTCCTTTATTGATTATACTCAGTGCTGCTTTCATACTGATTAGAAGAAACAGAAGATAA